A genome region from Sceloporus undulatus isolate JIND9_A2432 ecotype Alabama chromosome 1, SceUnd_v1.1, whole genome shotgun sequence includes the following:
- the FAM237A gene encoding LOW QUALITY PROTEIN: protein FAM237A (The sequence of the model RefSeq protein was modified relative to this genomic sequence to represent the inferred CDS: substituted 1 base at 1 genomic stop codon) yields MDPGIKGKIHHNMRFTCSLFIVGFFSLAPSLCYSQIDPLDLGQADPQCWEASSAILLEMRNPDISDSVNGFWDFMIFLKSSENTKHGALFWDLAQLFXDIYVDCVLSRAHGLGKRQLGERQLQMDMFPSWIIRRTFSQIQVTPIWKKKKQNEDLISIHVHKRQSALLTRIMGHVRMKKERV; encoded by the exons ATGGATCCTGGCATCAAAGGAAAGATTCACCACAACATGAGATTCACCTGCTCTCTTTTTATCGTGGGCTTCTTTTCTTTGGCACCTTCCTTGTGTTACAGCCAGATTGATCCCCTCGATCTTGGCCAAGCTGATCCCCAGTGCTGGGAAGCCTCATCTGCCATTTTGCTGGAGATGAGGAACCCAGATATTTCTGACTCAGTCAATGGCTTTTGGGACTTCATGATCTTCCTGAAGTCATCAGAGAACACGAAGCATGGGGCTCTGTTCTGGGACTTGGCACAGCTTTTCTGAGATATCTATGTGGACTGTGTCCTTTCCAGAGCCCATGGTCTGGGGAAAAGACAGCTTGGTGAAAGGCAACTGCAAATGGACATGTTTCCCTCTTGGATCATAAGAC GCACGTTTTCGCAAATTCAGGTGACTCCtatatggaagaagaaaaaacagaatgaAGACTTAATAAGCATCCATGTTCACAAGAGGCAGTCTGCTTTACTCACAAGAATTATGGGACATGTACGAATGAAGAAGGAACGAGTTTAG